AAATTCAGGAAATTCATCAAGTCCAACATTTgaaacattttcattttctattggAGTAGAAGAATGACAAgggggtgtttgagatgaataaGACATCATTGATCCATAATGTTGATTTTAATTTGGATTAGATGACGGCATGATGAAATTTGGAGAAAATCCATAACTTGGTATATTTTGGGGACCTCGTTGGTTGGAAGATTCATTTTGAATTGTGTAGTTGTTGAGATTTTGGTAGTTGAAAGAGTAATTGACAGAATTTTGGGTGTTAAAAGGGTTATTGTTGGGATTCATTTCACTAAAAATATGTTTAGAGTTACAAACAAACTAGAGGAGAAAAATGCCGTTTTTTTTGTGCCCAAATCAaatgaaccaagtctctatttataagcagaaaaaaatgatgaattttggtgaaaaaaaattcatttactACGAAATAATTGACCCTAAATAATTATGATTAGATAAAAATCTGGAAATTACAATAACGAATGAGATTTTGTCATGTGTGTTAAGTGAGACCGGTTACTGTTCATTCAACTATGTTGAATACATTCAACATGTTGAATATTCAACACCCAATTCAACTACTTCATTGGACTCCTTCAACTGTTGAAACAGGTCTTATCCATTGTATctttatataaaattatttaatcagaTGGTTTACTCAACTTGCTATTTAAAAGttccttttttaattttataaaattatttttttgtatattttttattatttattttaagagtttaatttctatgcactgacggtgtaaagtttttttacacggttaaccaatcagatttcaagatgtgagaaaatctctctttttatttaatttcattaattgacgtgacacattcttgaaatctgattgactgacagtgtaaaaactTTACACCATCGGTGCATcatctttttctcttatttttaaaatgtgtTTTCTTACTTAGATAGATAGTTTCTTGCTAAAAAAAGAATTTACATTGATTTATCCAAACATATGAACATATTTTTCATAGTTGTTGAGGTGGACAAAATctgatttcaaattttaatttattttctgtttAAAAAGATAATATTTTGTTGAGTTTAAGAAATTATTTTGAACGTGAAATTAtttgttattatattattaattaaaccATTTTACATAATGGATGCATATGATATGAAGTAAAAAAAGGATTTTAATTTGAAATAGAAAGAAGAGACAAGTCTCACGCGTTTATTCTAACGCGTGACAGACACGCTTATGTTATTTTGTGCTTAATCTTTACGCAAAGTAACGTTATATATACATAAACACTTGTCTTGTGGAGTTgagtttgaagaaagaaaatataGCGGTTGGAAGCACAACATTGAAAGCGTTGTTGTTGCTTTTGTCCCTGAACGGTTGAAGATGGCGCGAAGAAGAAtcccagagagagagagagagagggaaagcGTTATTGTTCATGGCTTCTCAACAGAGAGGGTTAACCTTCGTGctcttcctctttctttctttctttctttctttctgagaTTAACGTGTTTGGCTTTCCACAGAGGGGTTTGGTTTCTCTTtccctctctttctttctttcttcttggtGCCCGATGACGACGGATTCTTCTTCGCTTTTCTGATTTAGGGTTTCCTTTTCCCGGTTGGCGTTGGATATAATGTGGCGTGAACAAGAATCACAGAGGGAAAGAAAGAGAGGTAACCCTTCTTCAATTTCTGATTTAGGGTTTTGTCTCTGCGAGAATTCTAATTACCTTATGGACCCTGTTGCCTCTGTCCCTGCTTTTTACATTTGAGGCTGACCCTTCTTGGAATCCCTATAAACGAGATGGCTAAGATGACCCTAAAGTCGCCAGAATTCTAATTTCCATTACAGACCCTTGATGGTAGTTTGAAGGCTGGGCCTTCTTGGGGTGCCTAAAGGCTTCCCCTTTCTCAGTATGGAAGTCCCTATAATGATATGATGAATATGCATGTCCCTTAAGTCCCGAGAATGGTAATTTCGATTGCCGACCCATGTTGCCTTTGTCGCGGTCCCTTTTCGGATGATGAATATGTCCCTTAAGTCCCGATAATGGTAATTTCGATTGCCGACCCATGTTGCCTTTGTCGCCGTCCCTTTTCGGATGATGAATATGTCCCTTAAGTCCCGATAATGGAAATGTCGATTGCCGACCCATGTTGCCTTTGTCGCTGTCCCTTCTCGGATGATGAATATGTCCTTAAGTCCCGATCATGATAATAATTTTGATTGACGCTGTCCCTTTTTGGATGATGAATATGTCCCTTAAGTCCCGATAATGGAAATGTCGATTGCCGACCCATGTTGCCTTTGTCGCTGTCCCTTCTCGGATGATGAATATGTCCCTTAAGTCCCGATCATGATAATAATTTTGATTGACGCTGTCCCTTTTTGGATGATGAATATGTCCCTTAAGTCCCGATAATGGTAATTTCGATTGCagacccttgttgcctttgtCGCTGTCCCTTTCCGGATGATGAATATGTCCCTTAAGTCCCGATATTGGTAATTTCGAGTGCCGACCCATGTTGCCTTTGTCGCTGTCCCTTTTCGGATGATGGTAATTTGAGGGCTAAGCCTTCTTGGGGTGCCTAAAGGCTTCCCCTTTCCGAGTTTTCAAGTCCCTAAAATGAGATGGTTAATTCTGGTTAATTCTGTAAACGATGTCCCTAAAGTCCTGAAAATGCTAATTTCGATTgtggacccttgttgcctttgtCTCTAAAACGAGACGCTTTTTAAATCTGGATAATCAATTGTACTTAACCATTCGTGCTTTACGGTGGTGATCGCAATGATCTTGTTGTGGGTGATATTGATTCTTGAAATTTTGACTCATGAGGGGAAATAGACTGATGGACTTGCTGCTTATATTGTGGACCTTCtgtttattgaatttttgttcTGCTGCGCCATAAGGTCTTGGTTATCATTTTTGCAGTTTCCCTTATTTGTTATAATTTTTGCAGCAAATGAGCAGAGCTTTCTGCTTTGAAATTAAGTAACTTTGTCTCTCTTATTAATAGGTGTACTCAAACTAAGGCTTTTTTTTGTTTCCTGCTCATTTCATATACTTTACTGTTATTCCATCATCATTGTAattgttattttgaattttcacacttattttctctttttggtGTAGTAATGGCATTGTGACTTCATATTGGTGCTGAAAGTTTACATTTTGAATTTGTAACTTGGGGATTAGTGACTTATTTTGTGACCCATCATGGAGATACAGACTTCTGGCAGGCCAATTGAGTCCTTGCTTAAGAAAGTCCTTTGTATGAATATTCTGTCATCCGATTACTTCAAGGAGCTCTATCGCTTAAAAAACATACCATGAAGTTATTGATGAGATCTACAATCAAGTTGATCTCGTGGAACCATTGATGACGGGAATTGTCGTGGTCCTTCAACTTCTTGCTCTCTTCTTTACAAGTTCTTTACAATGAAGCTCACTGTCAAACAAATGCATGGGCTATTGAAACACCCTGATTCTCCTTACATAGGAGCGGTATGTAAAGGTTCTTGAAAATGTATAGGGGACTTTTCTGGTTTAAGTGGTGAGAAGTGAAATAACTGTGTGTTCATTGTGGTGCATTTGTGTCTGTGCATGCagtttttatttgctttatgCATGAAGATCTTTTTCACAATTTTATATTTGTAGGATCTGATGAATTAATACTTACCTTCATAATTGACCATCTTGTGTGTCAAGACAAGAGAAGATTAATCCTCATGACTCATGATACAATTTGATTTGTTTGTATATGATTTCACTTGTTTGTTGTATAATATATCTTAAATTATCATAATTGAGTCTGAGTTGAGTGTGTTAGTGGGTTTGTTGAATTTCCAATGTAAGATAGTTAAGACCAGGAGATAGTAGATAGATCATAGGATCATATGCTTCAATGATTTTTTCAATGAACCAATAACATCTCTGCCTTTTTACTTCTAATTTTCACAATGTTAGGAAGGCACCAACTTGCACCTTGTATTTCCTTCTCTAGATCTCGAGTTTTGTTTAATGAGACAATGGATGGTTTGGTTGTATTCTACCTGGCATCATCATAAGAGGTTTTCTTCAGCTGCTTttctacattttttaattttttttaggtcTATGTCAAGTTTCTTGGTTGTTGGATTTCTCTATCTGAGATACGTTGCTGATCCAAAGACTCTATGGAGCTGGTTTGAACCATATATAAAGGATGATGAGGTATGAGGATATGGTTATTATCTTTATAGCCCCAGAAGTCTATCGTCCAATGACATTTATTAGGTTTTTGATCTATTGTCTCTTTCTTCTTACTGTGCTCtaataattatatttgtttttttcttcattatttgACTTAAAATAAATCGACTGTTGACTTTCTTGGATTAACATGTACTTCCCCATGACTCAAATTGGATTTTATCTACAAGGATTTTGATCAAGGTGCTGGAACTTTGATGTCACACACCTTTAATTTTTTGTAATATTCTATTTTCTACTTGGCTAACCACTATTTATAGTTGCTTCATATGGAACTATGCAAATAGCATGCCTTGTCAATATTTTTTGTGTGCCAGATGAAGTTTTAAACAAATCTATCaagattttattatttattttatattttgtgCGTAAATGGTCCTTTTTCTAAGAATAATAGTTTACGTGTTGGGTTTCAGCTTTCTTGAATTATCATCTATTCTTGTGATACCATCTGAAAGTGCTATGCAAGTTATTATTCATATTAAAATTATGATCCTTTACTACAGGAATTTTCTCCTGAATCTAATGGACTAATGACTACAATGGGTGTATATATCCGTGATTTGCTCCGTGGACAGGTTCATTGTTATTATAATATATCTGTCTAAAGTTTACTTGAGAGCATAGTTCCTAGTTTTACCTCTTTGGACTCATGCTTTGATTTTGCTTGTAGACAATTAATTGCATTTACAGGATAAGAGCAAATAAACCCTGACCCCTTGATATAGAGGTTTTAGATGTAATGTCATACAAGGGCAATGGGAAAAAAACATTTGACTCAATTGCTGACTAGTTAAACTGAGAGTACTGTGTTCAGAGCTCTGCAACCAGAACCCAGATGCATCACAAGATTGCCAATGCAGACACGTTCGTCCTCATCCCATATTTGGAGTAACAGTATGTGGTGCTTTCAGTATCTTTGGACATGAACATTTTACACCTACAAGTAATTTCTGATAAGTACTAGTTGAAAAgtatcttcttttttctttcacaGATTTTTATTGTCTTTTTCTAAGAACACCACACTCTAGTTTTCAGTTAGAaagtgaggttttttttttcatctagtTGTTTTAGAGTAGAACTTACTTTGGTCGCTGAAAGTCAGAAGTTATCAATTAATTCTGTTAAGATTAGGTTGATCCCTCATAATACGAATCCCCAGTACTTTATATTCTCCGTCGAGTCTGCACATTAGTATATTTTTTACATATACTTTTATACGCGATTAGTTGACATGTTCCTTGTTACGAGGTCTATATACTTTTAGGCTTGTTGGTGCCTAATTGTAAGAAGGCTTTGGAATACTGATTGCTGACTTTCTGAATTGATACACAGTATGCTGAGAGCTGTGAAGCAGTACCAAAGATTTATATGATATTTTGTGCAATGGCAACCCTTTCTTTTTCCATAATGAATATTTTTCTGGGATAGGGGTACCTGTTTCTCCTACTAGAAAGcgctgggggggggggggggggggggggtttatGTTCCTAAATGATGTTTTAAAATTGAATGATTCAAACATATTCATATTCTTGGTTTAAATATAGAAGTAGCAAGTTCAAGAactttaaaatatgaaattctGCATATCTGTATCATGAATAGGTTGTGTACAGAGGTGATGTTTGCCTCATTATTCAAGCTCTGAAATAAGGGATATTGTTAATGGTTTAGAACAATTCAAGCAATGCAAAAGAGTTATTTTGTCTGGTGCTAAACTTCTCAACTGATTTCAACATGTCTCTCATGGGCTAAAGTCTTGTGTTCCACTTTTTGCTTGACATTTGCTGAAAACTTGGTTGTATttgttttttctaaattttttcaCCACATCACCATTTTGCGGATACTGAAAAATGTGTAAATGGCCAGAGAAGTTTCCCTTCAAGGAGGAGGATTTCCAGCGATATGATGAGTGGGTTGATTGATTGAAGAACTATGATCACATTTTTCCACTCAAACAATTAATTTGCTTTCCTCACTTTGTATCCTATTTTTGTGTTAAATATGAATCTGGGGTTGAGTTTGAAGCTGAAGGCTTATGAGGAGCTTGGTGTTGCAGCTTCCACTTTGGTGGATGCTGTTGCTGCTAGCCCTAGCCTTTTGGTTGGGGATGTTGACCTTGATTTTGTCAAGGTTGTGGAGAAGCTGAAGGAGCATTTTGTTGCAAAGGGTGGTGGTTGGGTTGAGGAGCACTTTTTGGATGGTGGAGTTTATTGTAATTGGGGCATGGTGCTTAGGCTCTTGTGCTTGCTTtcagaggttggtttcagggaGGGACATATAGACGATGAGTTGATTCGAGACCGCCCGTGTGTTGTTTTTCATGAATCAGGAGGTAGGGCACCTCTCCCTGATTGCATTCTTGAGCAAATTTGGATTGTCCGTGGACCGGATTGGAAATAGTAGTTGGTATCAAAATAGTCGTTCCCTACCATATAGATTTTTCACTTATTATAATTGTAAGCAAACGTTTTTaagaacaataacaaaaattagCATTTCAATTCTCTTTACAGAACACATCACATTTTCAATTTTACATTTAACAAAGACATCTAAGCCTTTGCTTCTTTATTCATGATCATCATTATTCTTATTACTCAGAAAAGACAAAAGTGCACATAGCCATAGGAGCACATATGTCTCGCATTCAAAAAGTTTCCCTCTCTTAGATTCTAAGCAGAGGCTCTCCTCTGAGACTGCTCACGGGGTGGAACAAGAAAGTTGAACCTGTTGTTGAACTTCACCTGCTTCGCCTGCTCCCTCTCCAGGTTGAATGCATTCTGGATCACCTCCAATGGCATCGCCTGAATCTCAGAGGTTGCACCTGCAAGCTTGGCCATCGTGGGCATGTCATTGGTCTTGAACGCCACGTAATTGAACTTGTCACTCATGGATCTTGCAGCCACAACAAAGTTTTGTGGCACAATCAGCACCTGACCCTCTTCAAGCTCCCCATCGAAGATTCTGTTTCCTTTGCAATTCACCACTTGTATCCACGCCCTTCCCCTCAATGCGTAGATTATGCTGTTTGCGTTCAGATTGTAGTGAGGCACCACCATAGCATTCTGCATTACACATGAAAAAACAGAGCAATTGAAAAACAGAGGAATTGAAAAAAAACAGAGTAAATGAAAAACAGAGCAATTGAAAAACAGAGCAATAGCCATCTTTTTGAAAAACGAGGGAAAATTAAAGTACCCTGTTGAGAGAACCATGCTCAGCGCTGAGTTTGAGGAACCTAAGAGCTGGGAAGTCAAAGCCGGTGGCTGTTTTGATGCGACCAGCTTGAGGGTTAAAGATGTCAGGGGAGGAGGATTTGCCAATGTTCATGCGGAGTCTCACGGTGCAGATGGTTTCCTCAAGGCCATTTCTCCTGCTTCCACCTCTGCTTTGGTGGCGGCTTGGGCGgtcctcctcctcatcttcctcttcttcgcTGCCTCGGCGATGTGATTGCCTCTCTGGTGGGGTTATGACGCTGAGGCCTCCTTTGACTCTAACAATGGCTCCCTTGTCCTGCTCTTCGTCCCTTCCTTGGAGCTTGTGAACTATGTTCCTGTCGATGTTCAAGGCATCTTCCAAGAATTCTCCACCGAAGCCGCTGAAAATGTTTCCACCTTGGTTCTCTTCTTCCCTTCCTCTCACCTCCTGTCGCTGGTATTGTAGGAACTCTTGCTCTTGATTCCCAGAAAGATAGAATCTCTGTCACAAGCAAATAATTGCCAAAATCTATTAGAGCGTGTTTGTTTCACCATTTATAGAAATGCGTAAGTAACTCCATTCAGATAAATGACATTGAAGTTAGCATGGTATTCCAAGAAACAAAATGTGATTGAATGTACTAATAcatgaaaaaccaaatatacTCTTAATGCCTGTTTGGTAATAGAATTATTGGATAAGCATCtactaaaaaattaaattaggtAAATGAAAATGATCTTTCCTTTGTAAAAGGAAGGAGTACTTAGTGTTAGAACTTACTCTTACCAATTGGTTAAGAAAATGTTTTGGCACCACCCAagattaagaaagaaagaataaatCATTGATTTATATGACAGTGATAAAATATGAGGGTAAATGAAATGTATGTCAAGTGTTTGTCTCTATATAATGAGGTATTTAGAAGTCAAAAATAATTTGTTCAGTAATATACTTAAATATCCGTACAAATatttatctctcttcttatAAAATCATATTACTTAGACATATAAATCGCAGAGCAAacatctcttttttttcttataaaatcacatcatatatcacaataattattattattattattttacgtGTCTATTGGATGTATTTATTGTACAATTATGTACTAATATTCCTTGTTTATATAGTGTCATGACAATCTTTAGACTATATAGCGTTACTATAGTCAAATCATGGACATCACTTATCAAATTATCATGTTTTAGTGGTGAACATGCAGGGTGAGTACGCCAAAAATGAATCAGGCTTGGAGTtatttggtaactaatgcatgCATGGTTGGTAGGTAGCTCACCCTAGGCATCTGATCAAGCTGGTTGAGGTAGCTGCCTGTGTCAATAAGAGAAACAGCAATAACAGGAGTTTCTTCCTCATTGTACATCCAGAAAACAACACCTGGAGGCACTGCGATCACATCACCTTCCCTGAACCGGTTCACCTTCTGGTGCCTGTCTCGGCGCCCCTGTTGATCAgattcaaatggctcttcaacAGTCTCAGGACAACCTGGAAATATCATGCCAAATATTCCACTACCTGTtccacaacaaaaaaaaaaccacaataTCAGTTAGAAACATAACATGTTAAGTATAATATGCTCCTAatgtgttaaaattaatttacagaTAAATCATTTCAATAtgtgaaaaatagaaaatttgaAGTGGATGAATGAATGAACCTTGTTGGATGAAAATTTCCTGGGGAGCATTGGAGTAAGAGGGTCTTTTAAGGCCATTGCGGCGGAGGGTGCAGCGAGATAAGGCCACACCGGCACACCGGAATTGGTTGTTGGTGGGGTTCCATGTCTCAATGTAGCCAGCTTCAGACTCTATGCGGTTATCTGGTTTAAGTGCATTAAGGCGTTCAAGCTGGCACTCGTTTTGTTGCTGCGACTGCTGTCGGATAGCAAAGCAGCCaccaaagagaagaaaacagaaGGAGAGGGAAAGCGCAAAAAGCTTATAAGCCATTATTAATGGTGAAGGAGAGAATGTTTGCTTGTTTGGTGTGAAGCGGAGAACCTGAGGGGCTGGTGATTTATAG
This is a stretch of genomic DNA from Lotus japonicus ecotype B-129 chromosome 1, LjGifu_v1.2. It encodes these proteins:
- the LOC130730532 gene encoding legumin A-like, producing MAYKLFALSLSFCFLLFGGCFAIRQQSQQQNECQLERLNALKPDNRIESEAGYIETWNPTNNQFRCAGVALSRCTLRRNGLKRPSYSNAPQEIFIQQGSGIFGMIFPGCPETVEEPFESDQQGRRDRHQKVNRFREGDVIAVPPGVVFWMYNEEETPVIAVSLIDTGSYLNQLDQMPRRFYLSGNQEQEFLQYQRQEVRGREEENQGGNIFSGFGGEFLEDALNIDRNIVHKLQGRDEEQDKGAIVRVKGGLSVITPPERQSHRRGSEEEEDEEEDRPSRHQSRGGSRRNGLEETICTVRLRMNIGKSSSPDIFNPQAGRIKTATGFDFPALRFLKLSAEHGSLNRNAMVVPHYNLNANSIIYALRGRAWIQVVNCKGNRIFDGELEEGQVLIVPQNFVVAARSMSDKFNYVAFKTNDMPTMAKLAGATSEIQAMPLEVIQNAFNLEREQAKQVKFNNRFNFLVPPREQSQRRASA